The sequence GAATTTTTTAAACCATCATACGCCTTTGATATTTTTAATGGGCTGCTAGCTTGGACTTTCGTATTTAAGTTAAGCGTTGGGTTCGATCGCTGATCTGTAGATACTTTGATATCAAAATAAAGATTTTCCGTTGTTTTCGTAATACCATTAGGTACTGTGAAAACGAGAGGAAGCTCTAGATACGTTCCAGATTCAAATACATCACGTGTAATTAGAAGCCCCTGTTTATCACGTGTAACGTTATATGGTTCACCCAATATATTTTTTATTGAGGTTATGTCTATTTGTACAAATTGAGGCATCAATACTTCTACCTTTAAGTTGGTAAACGTTGTATGGGCGCCGGTTGCTTTGAGTTTTAATTCAATACTATTCTTTGCCCCAGTATTGAATGAATCATAAGTCATCTGTGCATAACTTTCTAAATTAAATGCTTCATAACTTGCATTTAACGGAATTATAGATAGAATAAATAAAAAACTAGACAATGCAATCATCAATTTCTTTTTCATCATAACACTCCTTTGTTGTATCATTATAACGGAACAGTGGACGTGTCTGACATTCACGATTTACAGTGGTTTTGTAGATCTTGGGTGTCGGCAATTGTGATGCAAATCACATTAAAAAAACAATTTTTCAAGAATCCCTAAGTATTGTTTTTGTGTCGGGTAATCATCAATGAGGATTGCATCAGTCACAGTAGGAATATTGCCAATACATAGGTCATAGTCCAGCGAACTTAACTCAAAATAACTCATACAGTCAATTATTATTTGCTTCGGGTCCAGTTTAAATCGCGTCATAATCTCATTACGAATGTAAACGGCATGTTGATATCCCAAATCTGAATAGATTAAAACATGTTGAGTTCGTGCTTCATAACTTAATATTTCCGGACAATTCATAATTGTCCAATACAAAAAATCATCGATATATAATTGAGGGTCAAGAGGCATTAGGTCGTTTGTTATCATGAGTGATTGATACACATCGGCACGTAATTGGGGATGATCCGTATTAAATGCATTCATAAAATCCGATATCCGATCAATAAATAAAGATGTTTTAAAAGGATAGAGGGTATAATTATTTAATAGCGTTCGATGAATTAAGCTCATGAATGCTTGCGTATCCGAGCTTAATTCATAATCATATGTATGCATTAATTTCGAAATAAAAGCATCCGTGAACCGTTTGGTAGCTAAAGTGTCCAAGATTTGTGTGTGATAATACATGACTTCATTCAAACTTTGCTTACTACGTGTAATATCATAATTTCGATAACCCCGAAAAACACCTGAGAAGTCCATCGTATTAGCTTGATACTCTGGAATCATCGATAGATTGCTATGAAAACCTTGCTGTTCTCTTAGGTCCGATATAGCAAATAAAATAACACTGAAGACAAGAGTCAAGCTATCATGATAAATCCCTTTTTGATCGAAAGCCTTGCGAATTAATGCCTTCGCAACTTCCGTGTTAATTTGTAAGATATCGTCTAAATTTTCTGTACCGTAAAGTTCTAAAACCAAACACGTTACAAATTTACGTACATAATGTTCTTGATCTGAAACGATACTTACAGGCCTACTTCCATTACGTTGAAACTGTATGGCACTTGACGCAAATTCTTGATTCATGATTCGTAAAGTACGATAGAACGTCGATTCACTGATGTAGAACTGAGTCATGCGTTCTTCATTAGGAGTCATCGGATTCTTTACAATATCAATAAAAAGAGAAATCGCCAGCGATCGCATTAAAAAAACACGCAATATCCGTTCATTCATCTTTTGATTGTATTCTCTAACAAAATAACGACCATTATCTTTTTCTATCGTGAGCAAAGGTTCCCATTCTTGTGCAATTTGGTCAAGATACGTGTAAATCGTTTTTTCAGAACATCTACAGTGTTTGGATAAGTCCACAACTGAAGCGTGTGGCTGAATATCACTGTTGAGGTAAGTAATGAGTTGATAATGATTGCGGTCTATAGTATTCAAAAGTTTTAACATATTGCTTCTCCATTCTTAAAGCGATTTAAGTTCTTAAATTATAGCATTCTAGTCAAAGAATTAAATTCATGATATTAAAAAAAACAACCCTAGGGTTGTTTACACATCTATCTATTAAAAATTATATTGCAAACTATTGTTGATAAATAAACTTTGTTTAAGGTGTTCTAAAAAAAATATAAGCATTATTAAGCCCTAATAGATTGTAAATAAGCAACAAAAATATAAGATGAAAAACTACAAAATAGAGAAAATTTTTCCATCTTCCTCTAAGACTAAAATGCTCTCGAAGTTTTATGAAAAACATCTTTGGATGGAGTAAGTCCCATGAATTAAACCGGACTTCACGTCCAAGATAGATTCCGATAACCACTCCCAGAATTATCAGCACCGCAGAGAGTTGGATTAGGACTTGATCGCGCGTTTGAATAATAATTGGATCAATGATAACCAAATAGCCCAATTGCACAATCATTATATTAAGCATCGTATTTAGAATACCTGATAACGCAAATGATGTTACAGAAATAATATCGTACCAGATTGGCACTTCATACTCGTCCATGTCCCTATGTGTCAAATTCAACTCCGTGAGCAAGTAAGTCGCATTTGGTAGTAATGCAATCCAAATGATCGAGCCAAATACAAAAGTAATATTTGATAAAAATAATATTATCCGCATCTGAGTGATCGCGAAAACATAACGCATTCCCAATGTAAAACTAATGGTAATCAAGAGAACTACAAATGGTATAAGTGATAATTTTAAATTACGAATCATAGGTTTAAAGAGCGTTACACGGTAGATTTTTGGGCGTATAATTATTGTAAAATAGGCGAATACATTAAAGAGCAAAGTACTTACTAATAAGGATTTCATAGAGTTCCTTTCTTACTTGAAATACGTTTGAGGTTCCCATCAATCATCTCGTAGGTCTCATCACAATCTTTAATCATACGATGATCATGGGTCACCATAATTACCGAAGTATTATATTCTTTAGTGATGTGCTTCAAAAGCTTAATGACATCAAAAGCACGTTCGGTGTCTAAACTTGCGGTTGGTTCATCAGCGAGAATAATGCTTGGCTTTAAGACCAAAGCTAGACCAATTGCGACCCGTTGGCGCTCACCACCCGAGAGACTTTCTGGGTATTGATCCCGTAGCTTATCAATATCAAGTGATTCTAGAAGAGCTTGAATTTCACTCGCAGAAATAGCTTGATCTGATTGTTTAACTTTAAACTCAAAATGTTCATATACAGTGAAAAACGGTATTAAATTGGATGTCTGTAGAATAAATCCAAGTGTATTAAACCGCAGGGCTGATCGTTCGTTTTCTGTTAATTGCGCGAGTTGGTGCTCGTCAATCGTCACAGTTCCTTGTGACGGTTTTTGGAGTGCACCCATAATCGTTAAGAGGGTCGATTTACCGGAACCACTGGGTCCGACAAGGGCAATAAACGCCCCTCGAGGAACATGTAAAGTTACTGGATGAAGGACCTCAACTTGATTTTTTCCATCGGTAAATGTCTTTGTAATAGATTGTAAATAGATCATAAAACACCTCCTATAATGACTTCAGTGGATCAATCTTAAGAATAATCCGTGTCGAAAATAAAGATCCTAACATCGAAAAACCAAGCATCGCAATCGTTACACCGAGTGAAAGCGGTACATACGTAGCAACTGGAACCATATTTTTTAAAACCATGCAAGTCAGTTCGGATGCAATCAAACCAAGACCAAGTCCAAGAGACATTAAGATCAATGTTTGAATTATAATGGAACCCATTATTGTTTTGTTTTTAAATCCTTGGACTTTTAAGATACCAAAAATAGGTTTTTTTTGCATCGTCAAAATATACATAAACACTCCAATTATTAGTGCTGAAATTATAGATAACGCCCCTATCATCAAACCAAATGTTAGAATTTGTGCTTTATACCCTGGTAAATTATCGATAAGTTCGGGTTTAGTCACCACTTCATGTTCATCATCTGGTCTTGTACTTATTATCATATTATATGGATCTCCTGATTCCAACTGAGAACCGTCTAAAGTTGTATAAAGAACGGGTCGTGTATTATAATTTGAAGACGGTGTAATCCCACTGATTTGGTAATCGCCATACTTAGGAATCGATAACCTGTCGCCCACATTCAATTGGTTTGCAACACCAATGTCCTCAGTTATTAAAATCTCTTTACCGCTTTGTGGATAATGACCTTCTTTCAAGGTTACAATTTTAGAATAACGGGATGGAGCCGCACCTAATAATATTACATCACTTTGTTCATCACTAAGATCCAGGGTAATACCACGAATTCTCAATGCATCTTCAACATCACTATCCATCTTCTCAATTTGCTGATTTGAAATAGAGGAAGCTAGCGCATTTTTATTTGCTTCTTTATTTAATATTACTGTATCAAATTGCCAATGATCAATTGCAGTTCGATTGATTGACGCCAAACCATATGCAAGGCTCGACAAGAAGAATACAAGATAAGCAATGAATGTCATGACAAGAACAATCATTGCGAAACGTCCTTTTTCTTTTTTTATTTCTTTAATCGCTAAATACATGGTGCCTCCTTATCAGGTGATAAGTTAATTCTAACAAATCTCTTATCACTTGATAAGGAATTTGCTTAAAGATTGTAATTAAGACTAATTTTTGTTTTAATTATGTAAAGGTGATTATATGAAATCAATAAGAACACGTATCCTTGAAACTGCACATTGGCACTTCATGAAATACGGCTATGATAAGACCTCTACACGTGATATTGCTCGCGAACTTGGAATTACTCAGCCCGCACTCTACCACTATTTTAAAAACAAAGAAGCCCTCTATTTTGATGTTTTGCAAGCATTCGCAACAGAAATTGGTAACGATTTAAAAAACATTGTAATCTCGGATTCGCTTGATTTAAGTGCTCATTTACAAACCATGAGTTTGTTTATTCAGGAAAAGCACCCAATGAATTTTAATATGTTAATTCACGATATGAATGTTCTAATATCAAAACCACTACAAACAACATTATATGTTGTATGGCAAGAAAACTACTTTCAACCGTTTTTTAACTTATTCCAATCTTATGCCGATACGCTTCGTGATGATCTCAATATAAACCAAATTGTGTTTCAATTTCTAAGAGTTTTATCCATCTATATCATCCCTACGCCTACGAAAAAAGATCAAGAAAACCTTCGAAATATGATAGATATTTTTGTTAGGGGTATTTCTTTGAAATAGATTTTATCATTTGAGATTATAGAAAACCGCCATCCAAATACGTGATGGCGGTTTTCTATATATAAATAACTATTTTTTATTTGATTTCTTTCGACGTTTAAAGCTGTAAATTGATAACAGTGATCCAACTGTGATTACGACTGCAGCGTTCATTAGATTTGTAGACGAAATTCCAGTTGTAGGAAGCACTTCAATACGCTTATTGACGACGCTAAACTCATAATCATCCGGTTTTCCAGCAAAACTACTTGCAACCTCGAAGTTATATGAATCATCTGCTCCTTCATAACCCCTTGGTGTCGCAGTTTCAGTTAATGAATACCATCCTGGACCAACATTTTCAAAGTTTGCAATTCCCTCTGCATTCGTTAGAGCAGAAGTAAGTTCGTTGTTTTGAGTTAAATCAAATTTAACACCTTCTAGAGGCACATTATGATCATCGGTTTTATGGATTATCACTCGAGTTTGATAGTTATAATGGATTAGCGGCGATAATTCCACAAAAGGAAAATCTCCACTAGAATTGATTTTAGCATCTTTTAATTCACTTATTCTATTAGGTAATGTGAAAAAATTCTTATTCTCTAAATTCAGAATATAATTATCTGCCGCTTCGGTTTGAACGATTTTATGTTCACCAGGACCGATACGACCGATTGTCACTGAACCCTCCGATGATACTTCATGTGTCATATCATCAACACGATATTGTCCTGAATCTAAAGGTTGTAATGAGCTACCGTCAACAAGGTAAACTTCGATGTGCCCATAGATTACACGTACCGTTGCGCTGTGATTTATTCCTATGTCATTATGAGCCTCTACTGGGATTAACGCTTCAACATTCTCATCATACACCACAGCATTAGCTGTCTCTGTAAATGTTAGAGCATGTTTACCTGGTTTTAGATTATTTAAGATTAAGGTTCCATCTTTAGCTATTACAGGCGTGTTTCCTCCGTACGTTCCTTCCACTTCATGACGATAAGGACCAGTTTCATCGACAAATGCTATGGAAAAACTACCTTGGTAGTTTACGAAATCATCCAGCGCAATCACGACACGATCGTCTGATTTTGATGATTTAAAGGTTGGAACTTCAAACTCATATTCATATGTATTACGTATAGTTTGTCCCGGTGCCTGTGTCTGAACAAGTTTATACTCGTTTGGCTTAATGCCTTTTATTTCAAATCTTTCCTTACCTGTTTCCACAGTGAAATCAGAATATCCAGGAACAGCCTTCCATCCAGAATCTGTCTTTTCAAAGAGATTGAAATGTCCGGTTGTATAGTTTTCAAGATGGCTAGGATCTGTGTTCTTAAAGATTACATTCGCATAATAATTTTTAACTCCCACATCTTTTGTTGCATAAGGACCACCGTTTTCAGATGCAATTTCAAATGCGTAATGTTGGGATGATATGGTATGTTGTCCATCCCCTGAAGTTTCCACGAAGTAATAGTTCCCAGGAGCCAATGAATCGACATCAATCACACCTTGATCATTAGTTTTTAAACCTTCAATCAATAATTTATCTTCTTTATAGAGATCAAAAACAACACCTTCTAGTACGGAACCATCCTCACCAGACGTTTTCAACAGTGAAACTCTTCCACGATAATTTTCAAATGTATTTAGATTTTTAATCCAATAGCTTACTGTTTGGTCTTGTTGGTTTATTACAACTTCACTGGATTTAATACTTTTAGGTACCGTTACGGTTTGTTCAATATCAGTATTCAATCCATACCCTGTTGGTGCTTTGGTTTGATTCACAACATACGTACCCGGTTCAACCTGTTTAAATCTTTGATCAGTATTGGTCGTAACACTTTGACCCGTGGTATTTGTTAGTGTGAAATGTCCATCGATTAGTGGTTCTACAGTCGAATCATCCCCGTCTAGGTTTGTATATATCAGTTCTGCTTGAGTACCGTAAATTTCAACTGATTTATGAAGCTCCTTAGGATCTTCATAGGATGTTGGAATTTCAAACACGGGTTCGGTATCAACATAAATCCATTTTGAACTGAGTTCAACACCATCAATGGTATAAGTTCCATGACCAAAATCAGAGCGTTGACCATCAGGAACTCGTCCATTAGGACCTTTAATATTTAAATTTTCAATATCTATCTGTGTATTTATTGGTCCATAAGATTCTATATCAACCGATCCTAAGTGATTCATGAACACAAACTCGAATGTTGACTCATCGCCTTGCTCTTCTGCAATCTCAAATACTTCGCTCTTTTTATTTAACGGACGATTTGAAGTGGTCTTTGTCTGTGTTAGTGTGTATTTACCCGGTCCAAGTTGGAGTTTGTGGCCCAACGTTTCATCAGAAATTGTAAACATTTCTACATTGCTTCCGTCTTTTTCAAGAATAAATTCCGAACCCTCAATTAACTGATTACCAAGTTTATTTAAAATGGTTACTTCCATAGAAATATTATCAAATTGAAGCTTCATCGGTGTTGGCTTACCCTCGTAACTTGTAATTAAATCATCCAGTCCATATGCAAAGAACGTCAATGGCTCAGTATTGAGTAAATACTTCCCGTCAACTGATACTTGTTTCAACTGATACAAGCCAGTCTCTAAATTATAGAATATCGCCTTACCGTTAGAGACTTCATAAACATCATCCGTCTTGTTTCCAGAATAAATCGTATCATACGGAACCCATGCTTTGTTTTCATCTTGTTTAAATAACTTAAATGCACTGTTTTCTATTGTCTCTGTAGTA is a genomic window of Erysipelothrix amsterdamensis containing:
- a CDS encoding ABC transporter permease; protein product: MYLAIKEIKKEKGRFAMIVLVMTFIAYLVFFLSSLAYGLASINRTAIDHWQFDTVILNKEANKNALASSISNQQIEKMDSDVEDALRIRGITLDLSDEQSDVILLGAAPSRYSKIVTLKEGHYPQSGKEILITEDIGVANQLNVGDRLSIPKYGDYQISGITPSSNYNTRPVLYTTLDGSQLESGDPYNMIISTRPDDEHEVVTKPELIDNLPGYKAQILTFGLMIGALSIISALIIGVFMYILTMQKKPIFGILKVQGFKNKTIMGSIIIQTLILMSLGLGLGLIASELTCMVLKNMVPVATYVPLSLGVTIAMLGFSMLGSLFSTRIILKIDPLKSL
- a CDS encoding helix-turn-helix domain-containing protein, yielding MLKLLNTIDRNHYQLITYLNSDIQPHASVVDLSKHCRCSEKTIYTYLDQIAQEWEPLLTIEKDNGRYFVREYNQKMNERILRVFLMRSLAISLFIDIVKNPMTPNEERMTQFYISESTFYRTLRIMNQEFASSAIQFQRNGSRPVSIVSDQEHYVRKFVTCLVLELYGTENLDDILQINTEVAKALIRKAFDQKGIYHDSLTLVFSVILFAISDLREQQGFHSNLSMIPEYQANTMDFSGVFRGYRNYDITRSKQSLNEVMYYHTQILDTLATKRFTDAFISKLMHTYDYELSSDTQAFMSLIHRTLLNNYTLYPFKTSLFIDRISDFMNAFNTDHPQLRADVYQSLMITNDLMPLDPQLYIDDFLYWTIMNCPEILSYEARTQHVLIYSDLGYQHAVYIRNEIMTRFKLDPKQIIIDCMSYFELSSLDYDLCIGNIPTVTDAILIDDYPTQKQYLGILEKLFF
- a CDS encoding ABC transporter ATP-binding protein, whose product is MIYLQSITKTFTDGKNQVEVLHPVTLHVPRGAFIALVGPSGSGKSTLLTIMGALQKPSQGTVTIDEHQLAQLTENERSALRFNTLGFILQTSNLIPFFTVYEHFEFKVKQSDQAISASEIQALLESLDIDKLRDQYPESLSGGERQRVAIGLALVLKPSIILADEPTASLDTERAFDVIKLLKHITKEYNTSVIMVTHDHRMIKDCDETYEMIDGNLKRISSKKGTL
- a CDS encoding TetR/AcrR family transcriptional regulator encodes the protein MKSIRTRILETAHWHFMKYGYDKTSTRDIARELGITQPALYHYFKNKEALYFDVLQAFATEIGNDLKNIVISDSLDLSAHLQTMSLFIQEKHPMNFNMLIHDMNVLISKPLQTTLYVVWQENYFQPFFNLFQSYADTLRDDLNINQIVFQFLRVLSIYIIPTPTKKDQENLRNMIDIFVRGISLK
- a CDS encoding DUF1361 domain-containing protein; translated protein: MKSLLVSTLLFNVFAYFTIIIRPKIYRVTLFKPMIRNLKLSLIPFVVLLITISFTLGMRYVFAITQMRIILFLSNITFVFGSIIWIALLPNATYLLTELNLTHRDMDEYEVPIWYDIISVTSFALSGILNTMLNIMIVQLGYLVIIDPIIIQTRDQVLIQLSAVLIILGVVIGIYLGREVRFNSWDLLHPKMFFIKLREHFSLRGRWKNFLYFVVFHLIFLLLIYNLLGLNNAYIFFRTP